The window tatcctagatttctaccaaacttgtacagaaacttgtttatgatcataagatagtatccataAGCAAATTTGTAGCACCATGTAGACAAACCTTATTCGATAATCTTACCTGGCTATCCGAAAAActtgttttagatacaaaactattaatttgcggacacttggaactttcgaacgaacaaaatattcaaattttcaaacttgttcaaaattttataaaaagttcaaacagatttcttatgccttgatagagcgttGTTGTTACTAGCATGGtacatcatcgtcatcatcaatACACACGTCATCGTCACAGAATTATATGactgtttaaactttttttttctctttttttatattctataaactgtttgatttatatgcatgtccattatattattctattattgtaattttatattgcattatggagaagacttcataagtatgatttacttgtgtctaatccattttgcttcaattcagcaaataaaatatttttaaactagcaaatttgtaaaaaaaaagtcattttttttttccttatttttcttataaatgaacttagtttttctgttgtaaaacataacattcactctgcagttaaagttttctaaattttaataactttcttaaactatccttgatttgtaccaaactaggacagaagcttgtttataatcaaaaactagtatctagaaggaaattttgttacaattttgtaactgtttatccgtattttgcttataaatgaacttatgataaaagagatgatttctcatttcctatcgttaattatccatttttagatggtgtcgttcccttgtcaccatcttacggagtTTATacatctcaacttgtacgattcgctcgtgtatgtaacaatgttttagattttaacgagagaaatttatgaattactgaaaaattattacaccagggttttcgatatcacaaactagtcaaaacatttactgaattttatcatcggtataaggacaccattcgtaaatatagctcaacatgcagacttcttatacgttcaggtatttcacatccattattttatgaaaatattctttataaagcacaaaagtgtcagtattcacctcagaagctaacaaaacctttaaataggcttattaagaagggatctagttacgatactgttgtcaggtcattaaagattgcatattttggtgttaatattgattcacttatagggtctttgcatcggaactaaacacatttatgattaataaaccagttgttggcatgacacgggttatgttcttctcatatatacatgtatgttatgatggtatgatacttaagcCCTCACGGGGAgaattgtgtctgatattcatatgatgaagacataatttttcaatcagtttaattgaggtctggcctttgttagtcttgtatcatttttattttagtttcttgtgtacaatttggagtttagtatggtgttcattatcactgaaccagtatatatttgtttaggggccagctgaaggacgcctccgggtgcgagaatttctcgttgcattgaagacctgttggtgatcttctgctgttgtctgctctatggtcgggttgttgtctctttggcacattccccatttccattctcaattttattagtttttctttCAGTAAACATTATATACAGCTTGCAGTTGaaacatttataagatttatAAACTGTCCTGGATTTTAAGCAAACTtcgacagaagcttcttacaatcaaaagatagtattgagagaaatatgtttattattttttttccgcaTTTTTGTTGAGcatgcgattaacagcaaaagtaagcaagacactgggttccgcggaacccttccGAATTATTTAGTAAAGCATAGACATTTCTATTTAACTACCCTTGTCACATTTGTTCCGCGCAACCTAATTTCATCTAACCTAACACTCCCTCATTCACAAGCCTCGATTCAAGAATCATGTCCATCTAAGATGCGGATTAAGGAGTGGAGGGTccgagggttggaacccccttttctcctgggttgggaacccctttaAAAATTGGCGGGATATATCCGTTCGTATTTGAAATCATAATTAGTACATGTACAATACACTAGGGATCACCCATAGGGTAGTTCCCACTTCCATCATCCTTTTTGATGAAGCATggaatttttcttttttacaacCCACGTCTCCTGGTTCCCGCCTTATTTTCCTTGGTTGGGAACCCCTTTACAAAATGGCTGAACCCACCCCTCGTATTTGTTATCATAATTGATGTATGTACAATACTCTAGGgaacaaatttaagaaaatgtGTATTATTTGAATCAAATAGGAATAACAGCTAAAAGAAACCTTCCGTATGAAAGACATTAATTGCCATCCGCAGCCAAGTCCGTATGATGACAGCCGTATGATGACCATAATTTAATAATTACCACTATTACAGCTAACAGTGACAGTTATGTGACAGCTTTACACAGTGTGACTTCTCACAATTTCGATCGGCCAGATTGTCACATAATATGCAGAAGAGTCGAATCGATGGTGAAGGGGTAttcagaaaaattacaaatatcatataataaatcaaatgatacGTTTCACGGAAGTGGAGAGAAACCCTATTTTATAAAgaatgttttttaatataaattcccTGATAGAGATAttcttttgtttatattgttgTTAAATATGGCAAATGTATGCacaatgttgccatggatacacctcAAAGGATATATATTactgtttgagcttttgaaaagatgattaaacattttgttgTTCAATTTTAGTTTATTTCCTAATTGTGGAGtgctgtggagtgctacctaagaTTTTTTAACCGCGTGTATGTTCAAAATTATGTGTATATAACTCAGTCAGGTTTCAATAGCGATCATTCATGTCAAACCTCTCTGACTTTAACTAGTTGATGCATGGTAATGAGATCAAAGTGTATGAAGTTAAgttcggtaaaaaaaaatacaaaactatcagaacaaataaatgaaacccttttcaaaaatatgtatcAGATCATGATTCTTTAAAGTAAAATGGCATTGATTTTTGTGAAAGTTTGAATTGGAAAGAAGTTGGCAGTATGTGTAAGATTATCTCATCAAAATATCACaagtataaacttcaagattatctCATCAAAATATCACaagtataaacttcaagattatctCATCAAAATATCACaagtataaacttcaagatttattGGCAAATGAAACAATTTTCAATATTGCGAATTTTTCAATACATAAACTAACTAGTTAAAGTTTAAACTATAGACGATAAAGAGAGACTGTATACAGTAAAAATTATAAGTTGGACACGAAAGAAAAGGATTTTGATTATAAACTTTATTCTAGTGTAGAATGTTAGATCGAAAGTAGCTATAGTTGAtccaggtgagcgacacagaccTTTATGAGCCTCtagtcacaatttattttttcatgttgtcCTGTTACACTTCTGTTTCATATAAGGGGCGGTCGAAAGCTCACATGTTTCGTAACCCTCGTAACATCTTTATGTTTATGTGCCTGTCTAAAGTCAGAAGTAAATTTGTCatgatataaatttattttggtttattgttttgttcataatccgtgtgttttttttttcgtttgaatcaTTTCTTATTATATTAcgtcggggcattttatagctgactatataatGCTCATAGTTGAAGACAACACGATGACATGTACGGTTGCTTACATTCAAAATCATTTGGACTATTGTGTATACTTTTTGATATGTCTCGTTgaaaatcataccatatctccttatatcaaaaatttaaaattaatcgTGTTTATATTCATTCCCAAATGTTACGCCaaacaattaattattttttcctgaaaataaataAGCAATTATACAAACATATTTGAGACTTAAAGGATTTTTGAACTAATGATCTTCTAATATAAGTTTCTGAGGTAATGATGAAACAATGTTTTTGATCAATTAAATAGCCTAACtttaaacagatatatattatgCATTTTTAGCAAATGGAAGGATTTATCAAATATTGTTTATCAATATGTTGCCAACAACTTATAGTGATGTTATTTTAATCTTACCGAACAACATATTGATCGGCTTGCTTAATATTTTGGGTATGTATCTAAATGACATATATGTTGAGTCTGACATAATAAGATTTTTGGTAAGTTTCTGTttatattttctctattttttcactttttttttttgcatttaaagatACTATAATTGGATATCTTTATTTGATAGtattctaatttataaattgacagtatacaagtgtggacacagatgagtgtggatagtatgtttagATGTTTGACAGTATGACAAAaagagttctatgtttttcctatatatatggtgatattaactgtgttgcacgatgacaaccaatatgagcattaggagtgttatttatttaatatttttttatgttcaagacgggcatggaGGAAACagtaattgcattagttaccaaaatgattatgatagaatatgttctacatctttgattttggatacattttgtagctaggagagcaacacataattggttcattttttcacatgtttttttttctaaataggaAATGGTATCTAGATTttagaacatgatataaggagcctgtaaatcagtggttgtggtttgtttatgtgttacatatttgtttttcgattgtttttttcacataaataaggccattagttttctcgtttgaattgtttcacattgttatttcatggccttttatagctgattatgccgtattggctttgctcattgttgattggtgtacggtgacctttagttattgatttctgtgtcgttttggtctcttgtgaagatagtctccttggcaatcataccacatattttttatatgtatttgcttactatttgtatggttctatttatattactttgtggtggatcgtcagtatcattagtaaaaaaaaattgttaaaatgtcgaattgttcctcagattagaatacatttatttgtttttagtaatgacaatgcctgacatgatgctaggaagtaaacttctgttctgatttttatcaattctttgattatatctcctccaaagctggtcgaagcaaagacaaattttgaccaataagaaaatgatttcaccaaaagaacctttgtgagcatgcttcaaaTACACAttactgctccaaaagtaatctgatagaatttcaagcatgtcaagtggatattatTAACATCTACTTaattagtcttaatatgtctaaatatctaaaaagttatagtattcaaaaggtattgcaaaattattctcttttcatttttttttggttatatggatacaaatataagtgatacatgtaccaatacagtatttgttgtggtatgaacgtgtagtaattaacatttcctgtaacaatgttaattcacacaaattaagaaataagcaaatgaatgaaaaaatgttgaacaggtacaatgaaatatagttttagaaatggATTAGGCTAGATaggtcttttaatattttttaaattgacagtATAAAACATATCCGGATTTAGAACAATACTCTTTGTCAATAGTCCCaaaaaaacatacacattttttacaatttcaacatGTTTAATGCTTTCACATTACATTGAAGAAAGTAACCCACAAAGCAATGAGTGTAAATTTTGGTAGAAAGTAAAAGTCTTTTTGATAATTGCCTTTGCCGTTGGTTCATGCCTGCCGTACTGGTTTTCATAAATTATATCTTTCGCAATTTATTTTGgttataaatcaggccgttagttttgtcatttgaatagTTTCACATTTTCCATGTGGAAGCTTATTATAGTTGACTATACAGTATGAGTTTTCTCATGGTTGAAGATCATATACGGTgatatataaatgattttgtCTTCGTTGTTAGAACTCTGGCGGATTGAagtatcattggcaatcaaaaATTTACCATATATCTTTACTATTATTTCAGTGGGACATAAATTTAAGGCTAAGTTATTGTACAAAATTAGAAGCTTCAGTTTTAGGAATGAGTtgaacatgtggagcaggatctgcctaacCTTCCAGAGCACCTAAGATCTATGagtatgactgtccctctggtatctttaatcCCTCTTTTGAATTGTAAAATGTGGTACAGTTCAGAAAAAGGTAGTCAACCTTTACATAAACCAGTCTAGAAAGTTATAAAACTTGAAACATAGACTGAAATTTGACGTTATTTTTGTAAATACctctttttatataattttacgAATTGTTGACAGGCATTTAAACGGTTGACCATCACAAGTATATTATGACTAATTATTATGGttgattattaaaatatataatattaatttttttttttttttttgctcaactTCCAAAGCGAGATATTTCATGTGACtagatgaaaaaaatcattttattgtaTTGAATGATATTAAGAACAAGATTTATTTATGTTTCAGAATGCGACTCCAAAAATATCTATGGTaagtttgtaataaaattaaatatcagcATTTTAACATACAAATAGGAGATACCATTATCAATGCCGTGAAAAACATGAATAAACATTGTTTAATGAAACATAATCACTATAATACTATTTTACTTTATTCTTACAAGTTAGATGGTGTCAATCGAATAGGACACAAAGACTATGGGCACAGCAGAAGAAAAAAAGTACACCGTAGGGAACCAATGACGTATAACACAGAAAattcttatggagagttgtctcattggcaatcgtgcAATATCTTcttatttgaaatattaagggCCTCTTCTgcattgaaaattcaaaactgtcaccaaaataaaaaaaaaacatcaaaagcaCTTTATTTATCTAAAAGTTCCAAAGAATGTTTAACTCtattatataatatcaatttaaaagatAATCAGTTAAACTACTATGTGAAATATATCAAAGTGATATTTAAACTCAtttgtcgaaaataaactgaatgaAAAAAAGCCGGcccaacaaacaaacaacaaaacacaaaacacaaaatagaaaaactaaagacttggCAACtaaaacccaaccaaaaactagggtgatctcaggtgctccggaagggaaagcagatccttcATCACATGGGGCATCCGCCTTGTCGCACATGCAGGTACAATATACACCCCGTGATTAGACTAACTCAGTAGGTCTAAATTGCATTTATTGAGTACCATATTGACAGACTACCTTAGCACTTGAGAGCTTTAGTGTTGCAACAATGTAGATGCTAATGCAGATAACTTGCAATCAAATTTTAAGGATGAACTtttagaaaattgtaattttaaatcaaacatgTATTTTTCACTCCGCTTTTTAAGTGCAACCTACAAATCTAGATGTAGTTGGGTGAAATTTAAAGAATGTAAGAATGTAACAAGACTGAATTGCGTTACTGTGTCATAAAGcttttattatgttttctgggttttttttcaggtTTTTATTGCTTGTTTTTACGATGTTGACAACATCATTGTTtatttaccatttgaataaaCACGTCTTGTCTGATCAACAAATTAATGCGCTTTGTAGCGGGAATTGGCTTTACCTCTTTTGTAATCGGCCATTTAGAGCAATGAATGAAGAAACCAGCTCTTTGATATATAACGATACAGTTGCGTTTGGAGAATCAACTATTAATAGACAGTGCGCGAAGAAAACAACAAATGtggcatttttaaaagttcataaAGCGGGAAGCACGACTGTAATGAATATTTTCCTCAGATTTGCAGAATCAAACAGTCTTAATGTCATGTTACCAGTGCCAGACAACTATTTGGGATTCGATCAAACTAttaatttaaacaacattttaccACCGCCAAAACACCAGACATACAATATATTGTGTCATCATGTCATCTATAACAGATCTGTCTTTCGTCAGTACATGCCACGTGACACAGTTTTTATAGCAATAGTACGAGATCCCGTAACACAAATTATCTCTGCAGCACAGTTTTTCGACCTCTTTATTGACCTTCGTAAAAAACTTGGAAAAATACCAGGACAACGACTCATGACTACGTTCCTTCAAAATCCTGATATTTGTACAAAGGCAGAGCAAAAATTTGTGAAAACTCGAATGTGTTTAGACTTCGGAATACCTCGCGAAGATCTGAGTTCCAAAGATAAAATTATGTCTCATTTGGAGATTTTAAATGATGACTTTTCACTGGTTATGGTTATGGAAATGTTTGACGAATCTTTGGTTCTTCTCAAGCGATACTTATGTTGGGATATGAAAGATATTGTCTACGTTCCCTTAAACATCTTATCAAGACAAAGGGATGAAAAAGTGGTCATAGAAGGACAAGATCTGGACAACTTGAAGAAATATAATTGGcctgattttattttgtatgaatatttcaAATCTAATTTTGAGAGAAGAATAATTGAAGAAGGGAACGACTTTAATGACGAAGTTAAAACTTATAAACAAATACTTTCACAAGTTGGaagatattgtaaaattaaagggAAAACAATGGAAGGTATACAAATTGATAAAACTAGATGGAAttctgaattttttatttcaaatcgaGAATGTGCATTTATAACTAAACATGAACTTATTCTCTTGGATCAGCTAAGATGGAagtacaaacaaaaactgaggcaAATGAACTCTTAACACACATGTCGTACATTTTTATATGAAAGTGAAAGGGAGTAAATATTGGAAGAAAAACCATTTTTATATCAACCTATAAGTAAACCAATATTCACTGCAAGGCTTAGCTGTTAAATCACTTACatgcaaaaatatcaattattatcaaatatatatgtcaTAAATTGAGGTATGACTGAAAGAATTTCTTAACTGCATAGTTTtgttaaaactaaattttgatatacagcaacaatttagaaaaagatatataattttatatttatatttattttaaaagcatTGTCTATGGAGAATAAATCCTGTAGCAAAATATTTCGATGTGTATATCCTAAACCAAACCTTAAAAGGAAAGTACAAAACATATTATGTCACAGTTACAAGCTTGGTTACTTTTTTTACGTTTAACATTTTTTTACGAAACAAAAGTGGGCTTCTTTCAATCTACACGTATTAACGTTAAAAATTAGCAAGGTTtttagaaaggaaaaaaaaacgttACATACTTCTGCACGAAGGAACTTAAATTGAAGTCAAACAGGTCTTTGGATTTGTTTTTCATCACACTTCACAAATGATTTACGTCGTCCTTTGAGTAGGGAACAATGAGACTGGTTTGAATTTCTGATAGCTTAGATTCTCAGGAGCctttaatttagtggttgttgtttgtttatgtgtaacatatttgtttttccttaattttttttacataaattacgcagttagttttctcgtttgaattgctaaAGCAagtacattgtcatttcgggacctttatagctgactatgcggtatgggctttgctcattcttgaaagccgtatggtgacctatagttttaatttctgtgtcattttggtctcttgtggagagttgtctcactggcaatcataccacgccttctttttttatatgctaGTAGTTTTAAAAGGCcaattttttaattgttatcatcttaacaaagcacaaaaatgtcggcattcacctcaaaagctaacaaaacctttaaacagacttattaagaaaggataaagttatgatactgttgtcaggtcattaaagattgatTTGGCTTTACTGATGATTCAATAAATGGTCTTTACtttggaaataaacacatttattcaaaaacctgTTGCTAGCATgaacgggttatgttcttctcatatattttatgatggttaTAATACTTAACCACTAACAGGAAGGATTGTACTActacttgatattcatatgatgaatcAGTTTAATTTGGGTCTGGGGCTGTtttgtcagtaactgctagtagtcctttgttaatttatgtatcattgtcattttgtttagtttcttttattatctattctgacatcggactcggacttttttAGAcggagttttactgtgcgtattgttgtgtgtttgtttttctagattggctagatgtatagagGATGGTTGATATCTCAAAAACACATTAAACCCGCTACATTTTTGAgtctgtcccaagtaaggagcctctggcatttgttagtcttgtatgatttttaattttggtttcttgtgtatatttcggagttaagtTTGACGTccactatcactgaactagtaattatttttgtttagggccagctgaagcacgacTCCGGATGCgcgagtttctcgctgcattgaagacccattggtggccttcggctgttgtctgcactttggtctgattgttgtctctttgacacattcccaatttccattctcaattctaatttttttttaatttttagtcatggcgttaattgtcagtttattttcgatctttgagtttgactgtccctctggtatttttcgcccctcttttgggTATCCAGTGGAGTGAATACATATAAAGTTCTTTATATTTTGCTACTGTTCCAAATGAACACAACACATAACTATATGATTGTTCATAATGTCCTATGTAGGAAGACTATGtatttctcgttttgtttatatagattagaccgttggttttcccgtttgaatggttttatactagtaattttggggccctttatagcttgttgttcggtgtgagccaaggctccgtgttgaaggccgtactttaacctataatggtttacttttttaaattgttatttggatggagagttgtctcattggcactcacaccacatctgcctttatctataGAACATACGTTGGTTTTCCCATgccatttgaattgttttacactagtaattataGTCATTAGGTGGTCCTTTACAGTTTGATGTTCGGAGTGAGCCaaggctcattgttgaaggccgcataccataacctataattgttaaccttttatacattgtgacttagatggaaagttgtctcattgtcactcataccacatcttcttatgtctatcAAAATATATCGACCGTTTTGCTAATATTTCGAAAAGAGGGGATAAACATGATATGAttcaatactacatgtatttaacaaaagtcatatataattatatagttgGTTAAACTGAGATCCTGTTCAAGATACAAACAAACTCCTTACTAACATCGTTTTTTATAATAACAACATAATTGTATTTGTAACTTGCCAATATGCATGGTTACTACACAATAGAGTGGTTAGAATGTTGACGCTTACTTGGAAAGAAAGGGCATTCACCAAAAGACaagtaaaaataataattgtggtgTAATGAGTACATATACGCACCATATTTTTCATTATATAGACGTCTTCTTATATTATTTTGTGTCATATTAAAGTTAAGCCAATTTTGCATTGTCATTTTTCTACCTCCCCCTATAACTAATTAAAACGTACAATTGTTAACCAATCCAAGTATCTATAGGcaattatcatttcaaaattgacAACTACAAGAAAGGGAGCAGACctatatataaaatgatagaaatgGTTTGTATTGTTCTTTTTGCTACGATCTATCAAATGtgatatttatacaaacaaatcttcattGTAACCTAAAAGCCAATTTTCATAGGTGTTGaccctttttaaaaaataattgcttTCAATCATTAAAACCCGTTAATGGGATAGATCCATACCTACCGAAAATCTTTGATTCGGATACggttttatataaacaaatttctattgaaatattgttttctttattgtgAAGTTAATTGATTTTAGGTTTTGATTGTGTATTTACTTACATTGATAACGGAAACAATTCTATCAAATTTCTCTGAGCAACGACTGAATTATCCTTTTAAAGTTGAAAGTTCTTCCTAAATAGTGTACGTTTATCCTTCagaagttttatttattaattgttttagaCATTTAACCGCTTTTGTATCCACGTAACTTGTGTAATTTGTCTAGTTTATtggatacatgta of the Mytilus galloprovincialis chromosome 8, xbMytGall1.hap1.1, whole genome shotgun sequence genome contains:
- the LOC143043140 gene encoding galactose-3-O-sulfotransferase 2-like, with amino-acid sequence MLTTSLFIYHLNKHVLSDQQINALCSGNWLYLFCNRPFRAMNEETSSLIYNDTVAFGESTINRQCAKKTTNVAFLKVHKAGSTTVMNIFLRFAESNSLNVMLPVPDNYLGFDQTINLNNILPPPKHQTYNILCHHVIYNRSVFRQYMPRDTVFIAIVRDPVTQIISAAQFFDLFIDLRKKLGKIPGQRLMTTFLQNPDICTKAEQKFVKTRMCLDFGIPREDLSSKDKIMSHLEILNDDFSLVMVMEMFDESLVLLKRYLCWDMKDIVYVPLNILSRQRDEKVVIEGQDLDNLKKYNWPDFILYEYFKSNFERRIIEEGNDFNDEVKTYKQILSQVGRYCKIKGKTMEGIQIDKTRWNSEFFISNRECAFITKHELILLDQLRWKYKQKLRQMNS